In one Aquila chrysaetos chrysaetos chromosome 24, bAquChr1.4, whole genome shotgun sequence genomic region, the following are encoded:
- the B3GALT9 gene encoding beta-1,3-galactosyltransferase 9 produces MQLTLCRLRTHQWCFILFNVLLFHVLLFGADLLEEYFLRSLPLSYTDAKTLEIRERARKLDMDPLKANLSYTVSSAAICSDQEIFLLVLVFSSPENRTRRNVIRQTWGNVTHARGYAVLTLFALGKPASVTTQLEINEESQKHRDIIEGSFIDCPEMQTQKMLMSVEWTVTFCPQARYILKTDEDMFVGIPSLAEYLLSLTQLEDIYIGRVVHQGVPCRDPESPGFVPIHQYSEEFYPDYCDGSTFVMSQDVARKVYVAAKEVPVSVPPDIFVGICAKKAGITPIHSSRFSGEKHISYNRCCYKFIFTSSNMKEDELFKDWKETSDGKDCSLLETYYGLVSCKVLTYIDKFKQFNLDRIKNEVLHFVN; encoded by the exons ATGCAG ctgACACTCTGCAGGCTCCGGACTCACCAGTGGTGCTTCATTCTCTTTAATGTCTTGCTTTtccatgtgctgctttttggagCAGATTTACTGGAGGAATACTTCCTGCGGTCATTACCTCTTTCTTACACTGATGCAAAGACTCTTGAAATCAGGGAGAGGGCCAGGAAGCTAGATATGGATCCTCTAAAGGCCAATCTCTCTTACACTGTCAGCAGTGCAGCAATATGCTCCGACCAAGAGATATTTTTGCTCGTTCTTGTCTTCAGTAGCCCAGAAAACAGGACAAGGCGCAACGTGATCAGGCAGACATGGGGCAACGTGACACATGCCAGAGGTTATGCTGTCCTTACTCTGTTTGCTTTAGGAAAGCCAGCTTCGGTAACCACCCAGTTGGAAATCAATGAAGAGTCTCAAAAGCACAGAGACATTATTGAAGGCAGTTTCATTGATTGTCCCGAGATGCAGACACAGAAGATGTTGATGAGCGTGGAGTGGACAGTGACTTTCTGTCCCCAGGCAAGGTATATTCTTAAAACAGATGAAGACATGTTTGTCGGTATTCCAAGTCTGGCTGAATACTTGCTTAGCTTAACACAACTAGAGGACATTTACATTGGAAGGGTCGTTCATCAAGGAGTGCCCTGCAGAGACCCTGAAAGCCCTGGCTTTGTTCCCATCCATCAATACTCAGAAGAGTTTTACCCAGATTACTGCGATGGGAGCACTTTCGTCATGTCCCAGGACGTCGCTCGCAAGGTGTACGTGGCTGCCAAGGAGGTGCCAGTTTCAGTGCCCCCCGATATTTTTGTTGGAATCTGTGCTAAAAAAGCTGGCATCACTCCCATTCACAGCTCTCGATTTTCTGGGGAGAAGCACATCAGCTACAATCGATGCTGCTACAAATTCATTTTCACCTCTTCCAACATGAAAGAGGATGAGTTATTTAAAGACTGGAAGGAAACAAGTGATGGGAAAGATTGCTCGTTACTGGAAACTTACTACGGTCTGGTGTCCTGCAAGGTTTTGACCTATATTGATAAGTTCAAACAGTTTAACTTAGATAGAATAAAAAATGAGGTTCTTCATTTTGTCAATTAA